A genomic window from Eleginops maclovinus isolate JMC-PN-2008 ecotype Puerto Natales chromosome 9, JC_Emac_rtc_rv5, whole genome shotgun sequence includes:
- the mpl gene encoding thrombopoietin receptor translates to MTYNTHNAHSQTYIISLSTMDSHCRWQILLSLWIQVGFVPRLHCITFNHLSREDVLLLKDEQDPKCFTRTEQDFTCFFETADNRSYDLVYTVYRAKRCEMSVQKVEVATFLHICSFPESDVLSFVETRLEVVERDTNTSLYRRTVSMEDHFLLDPPFSVSLHQNGQAGQLQVSWRTKASKYWKNDMMYRIQYSSKGLGVKIKEAKEGETLDSLVPGEEVDVQLAVKYALNPNAGHWSSWSHLVQAVVPQSADDISLKCYTSDLQNITCQWNRSRYGEEKDYKLFYMMGISKDLVWTECLADGGLTETCHFHGDESRAVKVKLCSTSARLNRTFFTPEFTLRKSIKSSPPCHLKGALEKDKLCLKWETPLQALSTHLQYEVGYQMRGSNAWMTVFLEGPESGTCLEIPTGSQYNVKIRAKPNGSIYSGHWSDWSEVLTGDIPADTGKLHILSIPVSVLIIAIIVIYLFPTYFRKLKLYFWPPVPDLDKVLQGFLKDLDGQRWNPPITAKQCPEETTSSVLEIISEDEGSVLGKPSEGCTQLLSERHLCNGEQIEGTGVFSDYVTLNKDSVILCPKGNKYVYEEVGPKESPVVSDELFPGSLTASLGSDFLNRSYLPLAESADTSHCKVTDARWPGNLYTNFPCR, encoded by the exons ATGacctacaacacacacaatgcacattCACAAACATACATAATATCTCTGTCTACCATGGATTCGCACTGCAGGTGGCAGATACTCCTTAGCCTGTGGATACAAGTGGGCTTTGTGCCCAGGCTACATTGTATAACTTTCAATCATCTGTCAAGGGAAG ATGTGTTGCTGTTAAAGGATGAGCAGGATCCTAAATGTTTCACCCGGACTGAGCAGGATTTCACCTGCTTCTTTGAGACTGCAGACAACAGGAGCTATGATTTAGTCTACACTGTTTACAG AGCGAAAAGGTGTGAAATGTCTGTCCAAAAAGTTGAAGTGGCTACTTTCCTGCACATCTGCTCATTTCCTGAATCGGATGTGTTGTCATTTGTGGAAACACGCCTTGAAGTGGTGGAGCGCGACACCAACACCAGCCTCTACAGAAGGACTGTCTCCATGGAGGACCACT TTCTTCTGGATCCCCCCTTCAGTGTGTCTTTACACCAAAATGGCCAAGCAGGGCAGCTGCAGGTTTCATGGCGCACAAAGGCCTCAAAATACTGGAAAAATGACATGATGTACAGGATTCAGTACTCTTCCAAGGGGCTGGGAGTGAAGATTAAAGAG GCAAAGGAGGGAGAAACACTGGACTCTCTGGTCCCAGGAGAGGAGGTTGATGTCCAGCTTGCTGTAAAATATGCTTTAAATCCAAATGCAGGACACTGGAGCAGCTGGTCACACCTGGTGCAAGCTGTGGTTCCCCAAAGTGCAG ATGATATTTCACTAAAGTGCTACACATCTGACCTGCAAAACATCACCTGCCAATGGAACAGGAGCAGATATGGTGAAGAGAAGGATTACAAGCTTTTCTACATGATGGGTATCAG TAAAGATCTGGTCTGGACCGAGTGTCTCGCAGACGGGGGCTTGACTGAAACATGCCATTTCCATGGAGACGAGTCCAGAGCAGTCAAGGTGAAGCTCTGCAGCACTTCAGCTCGACTCAACAGGACCTTCTTTACTCCAGAGTTCACCCTCAGAAAAAGCA TCAAATCATCCCCACCATGTCATCTGAAAGGAGCATTAGAGAAGGACAAGTTGTGCCTAAAATGGGAAACTCCTCTTCAGGCTCTGTCGACCCACCTGCAGTATGAAGTCGGCTACCAGATGAGAGGGAGTAACGCATGGATG ACGGTGTTCCTAGAGGGTCCTGAGTCCGGCACATGTCTGGAGATCCCGACAGGTAGCCAGTACAATGTTAAGATCAGAGCTAAACCTAATGGGTCCATTTACTCAGGCCACTGGAGTGACTGGTCAGAAGTGCTGACTGGTGACATCCCCGCTGACACAG GCAAACTGCACATTCTGTCTATCCCTGTCTCCGTGCTGATAATTGCCATCATTGTCATCTACTTGTTTCCCACGTACTTCCG TAAGCTCAAGCTGTATTTTTGGCCACCAGTACCCGACCTTGATAAAGTCCTACAAGGATTTCTGAAAGACCTTGACGGACAGAGATGG AATCCACCAATAACAGCAAAGCAATGCCCTGAGGAAACCACGTCTTCTGTGTTGGAGATCATTTCTGAAGATGAGGGTTCAGTATTGGGGAAGCCATCAGAGGGATGCACCCAGCTCCTGTCAGAGAGACACCTCTGCAATGGAGAACAGATTGAAGGGACGGGAGTCTTCTCAGATTATGTGACTCTGAACAAAGACAGTGTCATTCTTTGtccaaaaggaaacaaatatgtCTACGAGGAGGTTGGACCAAAAGAAAGTCCAGTGGTGAGTGATGAGCTCTTTCCAGGTAGTCTGACAGCATCCTTAGGCAGTGACTTTCTTAACCGTTCCTACTTGCCTCTGGCAGAGTCTGCAGACACATCCCACTGCAAGGTCACTGATGCAAGGTGGCCAGGCAACCTCTACACTAATTTCCCCTGTAGGTAA